DNA sequence from the Micromonas commoda chromosome 7, complete sequence genome:
GTGAGCACCGCGCACATCGCCCGGACGTCCTCCATCTTCGGCGGGGAGTGGCCCATGGGAGTCGCGGTGGGATTGTAGGGTATGAGGTtcacgatgacgtcgcggtggcgcatCAGCTCTCCGAGCTCCCTCGCGCACTCCGTCGTGTCGTTCACCCCGCCCAGGACGCAGTACTCGATCATCGTGCGAACCTTCGGACCTGTGGCGAGGtactcgtcgagggcggagAGTATATCCGGGAGCTtgtacgccgtcgcggtggggACGATCTTCTCGCGCAAGCGTTGGTTCGGGGCGTGCAGCGACAGCGCGAGGCACACCCCCGGGGCGTCCCTCACGAGCCTGCGCATCttggggacgacgccgactgTGGACACGGTGACTCTCgacggggcgagcgcgaacgcgttcgGGTCCGTCATGGGACCGATGGCGccaacgacggcgtcgtagTTGTTCAGGGGCTCGCCCATGCCCATGAACACCAGGTTACGCACCCCGTGCGCCGTCCCGGACACCCTTCGAAGCCCCGCGCCGGTTCCGTCGTCGTTGAACAGCCTGTTCGCGTGCACGAGCTGCTCCAAGATCTCCCCCGACGTGAGGTTGCCCAGCTCGCCCAGGGTGCCCGTCGCGCAGAACGTGCATCCCATCTTGCACCCGACCTGGGACGAGACGCACAGCGTGACCCGCCCCTTGTCGTGCCGCATCACCACGCTCTCCACCCTGTGCCCGTCCTGGAGCTCCACCACCATCTTGGTCGTGCTGCCATCCTTGGAGGTTTGGCAAtcggcgatcgtcgtcgtgatGAGCGCGAACCGTTCCGGGATCTGGTCGCGGGCGAACTTGGGTATCCCGGGGACGCGGGACTCGGAGAGAttcacggcgtcgaggccggcctcggcgtcgcgcacggcggcgtgcagGATGGCGCGGCAGTgcttcgcggcggcatccttGCGCTTCGGACCGAGGCCGTCCTCCAGGaacgccacgagcgcggaccTGTCGAAGAGGGAGGTCCGCGTGAGCTTCCTCGCGGGAGCCATGGCGCCGGAACGACGGGAGTCGACGCTGGGAGGTCCTCGGTCAGTGCTCGtccggtcgccgccggtcgcggggtggcccacccgcgcccctcgcgtgtGGCGTCCGGGGCTGGCGCGTGGACTCCGAAAGTTTtagtcggcggcgggcgccgtcggcggcgtgaatCGCGTCTGGAGACGGAAATCTCTCTCGCGCACAAGCAGGGGCGCGCAggggcaccgcggcgcaaTCCGCTCATCGAACGTCGGTGGCCGGGTGCGATACGAacaccgcgtcgcggacgtcccgttgaccctccgcgggcgcgctaACCCCTCTTCCTGGTTCACAGAGCGTCGACCGAGTCGGAGGAGGAagggtcgccgtcgatccctAGCTGGAAAAAGCGCGATGGCCGAGGCTGCCATACTTGAGCAGTGCAGGCTGCATCCCGAGGGCATTCCCGACCAGGACCTCGCGCAAAAGATCTCGCACATCCCCGTGAATGACCGCGCGCAGGCTATCAACTCCCTGCTCTCCAGCCGCAAGCTTCAAATATACAAGGATGGCGACACCATCGTCTACAGGATGGTCATGCAGGAGGAAGCGGTGAAGTTTCGGGGGCTCGCCTCGGAGGATCTCCTCGTCTACCAGATTATCCAGCAGAGCGGCAACAGCGGCATATGGACGAAAGAGCTCAAGCAGCGGAGCAAcctggcgcaggcgcagatCACGAAGATCTTCAAGTCCCTCGAGTCGAGGAAGCTCATCAAGGCTGTCAAGAGCGTGTCGCAGCAAAACAGAAAAGTGTACATGCTCTACGAGTTGGAGCCCAGTCGCGAAATCACCGGCGGGGCGTGGTACACGGAGCACGAGTACGACGCCGAGTTCATCAACGTCCTGCGCGAGCAGTGCGAGAAGTTCATCGTGGGCCAGGGGAAGGTCACGCTGGACCAGGTGTCCGATTTCGTGAAGAAGACGAAGCTGTCGCACGTGGAGCTCGGAAAAGAGGAGGTGCTGCAGATCGTGAACACGCTCGTGTACGACGGCAAGGTGGATCAGTTCGACGAGCACGAGAAAGGAGAgggggacgcggacgacgccaagggggacggggacgtgggGAATGACGAGAGGGACTACGGGGACGGCGAGAAGGTGACCTATTACGTACCGGCGGCGTACCCGGTGCCTGAAAAATCAGCCTTTACGTCGGTGCCGTGCGGGGTGTGCCCGGTGTTCAACGAGTGCCGCCCCGGGGGTTTGATCTCTCCGGAGACGTGCGTGTACATGGAGGAGTGGCTCGGACTGGGAATGGACCCCGTCGACTCTTAGCTAGCCGACCGTGTTCTTAGCCTTTCATCTCAACCGACGACACGACGCGACCCCCCTAGTAGCTAGGTGGCGCCGAGATTAACGTTAGCGCTAtttccccggcgcggcggtcaacGCGCGAACCGCCAGGATCaggaacgcgagcgagtGAAGCGAGAGGACGTACACGATCATCGCGCTCCTCCACCCGCCGCTCCTGCGCAGGTGCCtccccgcctccgcgctgagcgcgtcgacccgcccgGCCACGACGCGGACCCGTCTGCGAAAGCCGATCCGTCCCGGGGTATCCGCGGGGTTCGACCTATAatcgccagctgtgtcgccccccgcgccgcgccgcttgagccccccgcgccccaaCACGCCGAcaccgaacgacgacgaccccgcgccgccgcccccccgaccgccccccgccgcgcgctgaagCACCGTCGCCAGTTTCGCCTCCAACTCTGACTTTTCCGTCTCGAGCGAGACGACTTGCGCGCGCTTcctcgccagctgtgcgttCACGTCCGCcatgcgacgcgcgtggtcccgctcccgctcctcctTACCCCTTCCGCGGGGGGATGACGAGGatgcctcccgcgcctccctcgcgcgtcgctcgcgagccgccagccgcgccgcctcctcctcggcggcggccaccgccgcgcggagctcgtcgagtcTTCTCGCGGTTTTGTCATCcgtcgagcacctcgaggagccaccgtcgagggcgtcctccgcctcctccgcgcgcgccgcctccgcctccgccgcctccgccgccgcctccgcctcttccgcctcgcgcgtgagCCCCAGCTCGAGTTTTCCCGCCGCGGTAACGTctgcctcggcggcttcggcctccgccgtcctctccctcgtcgcccgcgtcgcatCCTCGAGCATCGCGTCGTACTCGACGGAGTCGTCGGTCATGTGCCGCGCTCGGCTTTCGGCCTGCGACCTGGtcatcgcgtgcgcggcgcgctcgcgctccagctcgcgttcgagccccgtcgcctcgtccgtcgcgtccgactcttcgcgatcgcgcaccccgatctcgtccgcgagtCGCGATTCCGCCTCGTCCcttcgcgccaccgccgcgctcgacgccgcctccgccgcctcgagctccgtcAGCGTCGCATCGAGGTCCGCCTTActctcgcgtccgccgtcggcgctcgagggTGCGGTCCACTCGCCGAGCCtggtcgcgagcgcgcgtatcgcgtcggcggtgtcgAACGCGGAAGGGTccgtggcgagctcgtcgggttccgcctcgcgcgcgacgccgcgttcgaccgccaccttggcggcgagggcgtccaccTTGTGCACCGCGGTCTCCAGCCCGGACAAACCCTTCTCCAGGAACTGCATGGCGGAACTGCGTCGGGGTCAGACCCCGGGGCTTCGCGCCTCGTCGGAGTGGTTGCCGATCAACGGGAGGGCGCTTTGTTGTTTGCTCATAAACTCTACACGGGTGACGTTTACGTCGGGTGGCTACTGGGCTACTAGCTGGCTGCTACGCGCGCGGCTTCCTGGAGTCGCTTGACGTGGGCGTACGCCTCCTTCAGCTCatcctccctctcctccgcctccgcgtccatctccgcccgcgcgcggacgtgtTCGCGCACCTCCACTCGCAGCAACTCCAGCTCCCTCcgctcgtcatcgtccagCGCTCCCGCGAGCCTTCCCCGcttcgcgcccgacgcgcggtcgccatcctcgcgcgccatcgcgtccagtCGACCCCTgctctcgccgaggagcaACGCGACGtggtcctccgccgcggtgaggtgGCGCAACGCGTCGCTCCTGCGCGAGTCGTCCGCCAACCGCGTCCTCGCATCGTCCCTCTCTCGCGACTCCCGCAACTCCGCAACCGTCGTCTTGAGCGTgtgcgcctcgcgtcgcagcgcggcgttgtcggcgccgaggcgcgcgatctCGGCCCGCGCGTGCTTGAGGGCCTCGAACGGCTCCATCatgctcgcgccgccgcccgcgtgggcgggttcggcgtcgAAAACACCGCGCGCCATGACGCTTTGCGCGCGCCGAacgaccccgtcgcccggGCCCCCCTCCAACCTCAACGGTTCGTTGCGCTCTCTCGAGCCTCCCTCCGAGCTGGAGTTTGCTGACTGGACGCGACCTCTCGCATCTCAGGACATTTCActctcgcgccgcgcacgcaCGCCGCCAACCTTCTCAAAACTCTCAAACGCAAGCGAAACCATGTCCGGGGACAAGAttctcctcgcgggcgccgccatgAACGGCCTCTACGGCCTCCAGATCTTCAGCGACCAGGATAAGGCTGCCGGTGCGTGGGAATAACTCCCGCCCGAATTGCTGCGCTTTTGAAAAACCCACCTCCCATTTGCGACAATGCTGACTCCTTCCCCCGCCCGACAGAGACGTTCTACGGCCAGACCAAGCCCGCCCAGTCCGAGAAGGGCGTCGGCCAGTGGCTCGGCTTCTCTAacctcgccagcgcggccatgctcgcggtcgtcgccaacACCACGGACGAGAACACCAAGACCAACGTCAAGAAGGTCATGATTGGCGTATCCCTCGCCGGGGCTCTCATTGCGAAGAACCAGGTGGACGAATTCGGCTTCGACAAGAAGCAGTCGGACATGGCGAtcggcgccaacctcgccctcgcggccgtcgcggccagGGACGTCTTCGGCGAGAAGAAGTGAGCGCTAACGCGCTGACGCCcaccgggggcggggggccGAAGGACGACCAAGCAGCAAGAAGCGGCGTTGTTAACCCCTCGATATCATATCATAACGCTATCGCCGGAGAAAGAGATCCGAAGAAGAAAAAACACTCGACACTTACGAGCACGGGCGCAGCTTGCTGTTGCCGTGTCCGAACGGGTTGTCGTCCTTGAACTCGTCCCAGCTCCGCGCCTTCGCCAGATCCCGCTCCTCCCGTTCCTCCTGCGTCATCTCCgactcctcccgcgccctccgcgccgcgttctcaGCCTGCGCGCGTTGCCTCTCCATCATCTCGCGGTGCTCAATCTCGCCAGCCTGCTCCACCGTCATCGTGGGGAGGACGTGCGACGGGCGGAACACCTCGGACCTGATCCGCtccgcgctccgcgccgaaCCCCCCGCGACCCCCGTCCCGTACATCCTCCGAAGGGACTCCATCAGCTCCGGGGGAACCGACGCTGTTTGTTGACCCGTCGGTTGACCCCCGATTGATGACGCGCTCCCGTTGGATGCGTCGTGGAAAcccgggacgacggcgccgtccggCATCAGGGTGTAGACCCCCCGTCCCGCCCTCGCGTTCACGCCGCCCGCCCTCGGCCGccccgccggccgcgccgccgcgagctcgtcccgcgccgcgatcaTCTCCAGCTCCCGCGCCAGGTGATCCAGATTATCCAGCGatttcgcgacggcgtcctcgatgaGGAGCGTCCACCGCTCTcgctcctcgacctcgtcctcgggggaggcgtccgggtcctcgtcgtcccagtCCGCGTTGAGCagggcctcctcggcgcgacgtcttcgcgtgacgtccagctcctcgagccgGGCCCTGATGGCTCGTTCCCGTCGAAACCTGGCCACCTtgtccgccctcgccgttcCCGGGTCTGCGTTTTGCGCCCCTGGGCCCCGCTTCAGCCCCTCCCTTTGCCGCTTCGCCTCCGGGGTGAGGAGGTCGTGGACCTCGCACCTGCGCAGGAACgcttcgagcgcgtcggcggcttcggcggcgaacggcgccctGGCGGCCGGGTTCGGGGCGCGGGTCCTGGAcacgacctcggcgaggtaAAACTCGCACAGCACGTACTTCAGATCCGACGTGGCGATGTCGTCGAGGACTTCGTTGGCGCTgaggacgcccgcgcggtccgcctggagcgccgcctgcctcagcgcggcggcagcctgcgAGATCTCGTCCTGGTAGGAGGTGCGACGTTGGGGCGTGGATCGTCAGCGGCtggcttcgacgacgcggagatcgTAAACCTAGGGAGAGCTCGAGACGGCACCCCGGGCGCTCTGGGCGGGGTTGGGGGGGGAACGGGGGGCACTCACGTCGTCCACGGAGGTGGACTGGAGGCGCGTGTACACGTCGAGACCCCGCGCGAAGTTCTGCGCGAGCGGGAGCTCCTCGGGGTTGGAcatcctcggccgcggcgtcgggctcgggccCCCGCCGGCTCGGAACGAAGTGATGATCTgcggcatcgtcgcctcGGCCGAGTTGCCAAGCCTGACTGTCAATTTTTTcgacgcggggcgacggggacgatgggggacgagggggcggcggtgtaCAACTGCCTCCTCTGCGACAGCTACGCCCTGGTGatcctcggcatcctccccGACAGGAAGCTGGCGAGGGGGACCAAGGGTCGGGGCGCGTACGAGGACCTCCTGGAGGAGTTTCAGCTCGCAAAGTGCGGTGGGCCGGGAGGGACGAATAGAGTGATGATGCTGCCCTGTCCCACGTGCAACGCCTTCGCTAACCGGTACGAGCTGGACCAggtggcgcacggcgagTTCCTCCGACAGGGCATGGCGGTCCTCACGCCGAGCTTCCTGGTGTCCTTCGAGGACGGGCAATCCCAGCCCCTGTAccgcgacgagaacgcggGGAACGACGGCAAACCGCGTTGGAGGCTGTGTCAGGGCGTCGGACCCGCGGGGCTGGAGCTGGACAGGAGCCGCACGGGGCGGATCCACAAGCCGAGCCTGGCGCCGTTCGGCGTCGACATCAGGCCCCTGACCCTGCCGGAGCAGCTGCGGGGACCGAGGGAGCTGTCGGAGGCTGTGCACGAGGCGTGCGCCTTCGCCGAAGCGATGCACGTCGAGTCGgaagacccgcgcgcggcgttgacgcgGTGGGTtagggcgacgggcgagcgcgcgggggtgacggGGGGGGCCCGGCCGGTGTTGGAGAACTggggggaggcgcgcgcggcgatggaggtcACGGACGAGACCGCGAGGTACATGGACGAGGTGGTTCGGGAGCGGATGATCCGGGAGATGGGCGCATTTTAGCAATTTTAAGAGTTTagcagcggcgacgactggcggcggcgaacgtcaGACTGTCGAGTCGGGTAACACTTAAGATCTTAAGATGTTACGGTGACTTCCTTAACCGGTGGTCGTATGCTACACCCCCGGGCCGTGATGTCACGCCGGGGTGGAAAAAATCGAGTTCCGCGACCGCTCGTCGTCACTCCAGGAAGAGCATGTCGCCGTTCTTGAGCGACGTGTCCGGTTTAACGGGTTCGCCGTTGACGTTCACCGGGTCGTCGCCTTCTCCGTCCGTGAGCTGCTTGGCCGTCGAGCCCTTGGGCAGCTTGACCAGCTCGGGTTGTAACGGTCCAGCCTCGTCCTCCCGCCTCCACGTGATGACCATGACGCTCTCCTCGTTGACGGAgatggacggcgcggatAACTCGCCGAATGTGCCCCGGGTTTttcgcatcgccgcctgcagctccgccgcgtccttaGCCTTGAACATCGGCCcggcccgcgccctcggagccgcctcctccacctccttcgcgacgccAGCCTGCGCGATCGCGAAGATGGGGCTCTCCACCTCGCCGGACTGCCACTCCGCCTCCttgcgcgcgcgtctcgcccgcCTTCGCTCCGCCTTtgcagcctcggcggctcgctCCGCCGATTCTCGCAGATCCTCGCGAGCCTGCGCCAgagcctcctcgacggtCAAGTTggcgctccaccgccgctGCTTGGGGGGCACCTTCTCCATGAcggccgagccgccgccgcctaaACCCAAACCCGCGCGGAATCGATCCGagacggggacgcgacggtcCGTATCCAGACGCCCGGTCGTATCGCGGGGGTCCACGACGAGCGACGGTTCGTATCGAAAACCcgaaccgtcgtcgtcgtagtcgtcgtcgccagccgtgtcgtcgtcgtcgtcgtcgtcgtcgagcgagtcgaagccgtcggggaagggggcgtcgacgagctgcgGGGAGTCGGACAGGTACGCCTTGAGCACGGCCTGCATGGCGCGaaccctcgcggccgccatCTCGTCGTCCGGCGAGGTCTGCAACACGGCCGCAGGCGTTGCAggtccttcttcgccgcccgacgcctccgcctcgcccccggctgaggaggcgaagaaggaccCCCGCTCGAGTGTCtccccagccgccgccgccgccgccgcctcctcagccttctggtcgaacgccgcgatcacctcctccgcctcgagggcgacggccaTCTCGTTACActccacgtcgtccccggcgcagtcacccatcgacgccgccgcctcaacctccgcggcgcgcgccgctctcaGCGCCGtcacgagcgcctcctcgtccagcaactccgccgtcgtcgccagcttGCGGTCGAAGGCGTCCACCTTGTGCCAGCGGCCGTCGGAGCAGAGCGCAAACTCCAGGACGAGGTATCCCGGTCCGTTTTGCCTCGGCTCGACGCGGTTCGCGCGAACCGCTCGGTCCAGCGCGTCCCTGTGCAGGCCCATGGCGACCcactccgccgtctccgccagACCCGTGGACccgacgccgggcgccaggacgtcgccgcgcctcggttcgacgacgtggaTCCGGGACCCCTCCGCGAAGCACACCACCCCGGCGCtgagccgcccgccgccgcccgaggttCCGACGTCCCAGACGATCTGCACCGGCTGGCCGACGTACGATCGATCGACGTTGgtctccgccgtcggcgacgcccgcgcgcgcgcgacccccgcggcgacgacgtcgacgtcctcgggaccgccgcccccgccgtcgccgccgatcgccgATTCGTCATTGGGCCGCCGCTTGACGGCGTTGATGAAATCCTTGTAGAGCCaatgcgcggcgtcgccaaaCTCCGCAGCCTCGTGCATGGCCCTGGTACGGACCTGAAactcgaggagggcgccgtccGGACCGGTGACGGCGGTGTGGAGGGACTGGTACCCGCTTCGCTTCTTGTTCGCGACGTAATCGTCGTACTCGCCGGGGACGGCTCGGTAGAGCTTGTGGATCGCGTTGACGACGGCGTAGCacgcctccacctcgtcctTGGTGCCGGGCgcctcgccgggctcgccgatGACGATGCGGAGCGCCCTGGCGTCGCACACCTGGCCGAAGTCGATATTCTTCCTTCGCATCTTGAGGTGCGTGGAGTGGGCGGATTTCAGCCGCCCGGTGATCTCCACGCGGAGGCCCGGGGCAAGGGAATCGAGCTGCAACGaacgcatcgtcgtcgcctggCACTGGCGCAGGGAGCGGAGGGAGGCGTCCAGGGACGCACCCCCCACGGTTGGTCGgccatccgcggcggtcgcggcggtcgcctcgtccgccgccatcatcgccgccgccgccgccgccgccgtcctcgagtTCCGCTCCGAAGCCTGAAGCAAATCAAACGGGGGCACGCACGCGAGCAgagccttgagctcctcctgctcctccGTCAGGGGCTTGGCGCGCttctcgcgttcctcctccctcgcggcggccatcgcctccAGCCGCAcctgcctcgcgcgcctctccgcctccATGGCTCtctccttctcgccgcgcggactGTGTCTCCTCGGGGTACCCGCGTTTTCACCCCGGAGAACCCTCTCGAAGAACATctggacgtccgcgcccgtgggCGGCTCCCACGTCATCGTGAACGCGGACTtactcgccgcctcggacgtactcgcgtcgtcgtcgtcgtcggaggcgggTTCATCGGATTCCACCTCTGATGAAAgatccgtcgacgccgcgtcgtcctcggaaAGATCCGTCTTTGTCCGCGTCTTCGCCTTCTTGGAGGATTTGCCGTCATCCGGCCGGTACCACTCGTCCACCCTCGCGTTGATCACCGCCCTGAACGCGTCGGGGTTGACCACCGCGAAGGAGAGGTCCTCCATCTCGGCCTTGGCGCCGAACATCCCGAGCTGCTCCGCGAAGGAGCACCACACCTGGAGCGTCTCGTTAGCGACAAACTTCGACTTGGCCGAGTTGACCGCGTACATCGTCCGCATGTTGTGCAGCCTGTCGGCAATCTTGATCAGGAAAACCCTCGGGTCGTCCACCATCACCAGAAGGAGCTTGCGGAGCTTCGCCAGCTCCTCCAGTTCCATGGTGCCGATgtcctccgtcgtcgacgtgtcGATTCGCATCTGGcccgccgtcttcgccgcggcgtacgccgcctccgcgacgtcctcctcctcctttgGCCCCggcccgccagctgtgtcgccgccgcccggtgagtcaccgcccggtgagtcaccgccccccgccgctcgcgccgccgccgccgcccgcagGTTCAACTCCCCCTCCACGCTCCTTCGCTGGTACCGCCGCAAGATCTGCGGCAACTTTCCGAGGGTGCTCACGTCCTGCACCAGCTTCGCAACCCGACTGCCAAACTGCGCTCtcacgtcctcgacgtcgcactcggtgtcgtcgacgacgtcgtggaggatgcaagcggcgacggcgtcgacgtactTACGCTCGCCCCGTTCCGCTGCTCGTTGcgggagcagcgcggcgaggatcctGGCGGCTTCCACGCAGTGGGTGACGTACGGCTCGCCGCTGCGCCGGTACTGGCCGTGGTGCCAACGCtcggcgaagagcgccgcTCGGACGATCTTCGGGTGGCGGAATATCGGGTACGCGGAGCAGTCCACGCCGCACAGCACGATggcttcgtcggcgtcgggatcGTCCTCCGGGTCCTTGCCGAACACGAGCTCCTTGCCCACGCGTTCCCACAGCTGCGACACCAGGAGGAGGCCGGCGACTGGGAAGAagatcccggcggcggcgagcacggcgagTACGTTGACGTGGaagccgacggcgtcgtagTTGGCGAGGCCCGGGAAGAAGTGCGTGTCGGTGTGGAGGTGGAGGGTGTACGGGTGGGAGGTGACGTTGGGGACCGTCGCGGTCATCACGGCGTCCATCGTctcgcccatcgcgtcggcggtgccctCCACGAGGTCCGCGAGATCCCCCGGGctcaccgcgacgggcgacgcgcgagatcttccgcggcgtcccgatccgggcggtgcgcgccccgaccgcgccctacgccgcgatcgagacggttcggagggcgccgcggtccacGGCCTCGACGGCAACGCGCCGGCACCGCAGGATCCGCCCATCTTCCCCACCGGCGCGTGCCACGTGACAATTTCTCCCGCCAAACGCGCAGagctccgccggcgcgcccccgctccgccccgcgcgcgcctcttcgctcacgacgcgaccgccggcggcgcgtggaaCGTGggttcgaggaggcgcgcccgcgtcgatggagCCCCCGCGCACGTCTCAGCGCGCGGGAGGGCTTTGCCGCGAGCGGTtcgggaggacgacgccaggGACGCGGTCGAGGGGACTCGCGGTGGAATCTCGGAAAGTTCCAGGTGTCCAGCGGTGCGCCGCGAGTTTGGGACGAACGGACACGGGACCAAACGAGGGTTCGGGACCCAGGAATTTGACACGGCTGGAAAAACACGTGCTGACTCGGATACCATCGAAAAAAGCCCCCGAAAAGCGCGAGTTGCTTGTTAACCCGGGGGTTTGCGAACGcccctcgcgcacgacgaacgcgcccgaTGACGGCCCttcccgcgacggacggcgggtttgcgcctcgcgacgccgaggatgggTCCTGGGCATCCTCTttcgcctcccgcgtcgccgacctgCGCTCCGAAGGCGTCACCTACGAGGACAGCGCCTccttcctccgcgcgctgacGAAATCCGGCATCCTCCGGTTCACCGACATCAGGGACAGGCCGGACCGCTTCTTCCTCGCGCACCGGCTGctcgcgaggcacgcgcccGAGCACGGACCGGGGTTTTGGATCAGGTTCACGGTGCAGTTCAACCTCTTCGCCGggaccgtcgtcgccctcggcgggcCCGAGCATCTCAAGCAACTCGACGCCATACAAGACGCTGGCCAGCTGGGATGCTTCGGCCTCACCGAGCGGCTCGCGGGTGTCAACTCGGGTCTGGTCGTGAACACCACCGCACGCTGGGACCCCGCCACCGAGACGTTTATCATCGACTCCCCCAACGAGGGGAGCGCCAAGAACTGGATCTCGCAGGGCCTgtgcgcggagaaggcggtgTGCGTGGCGAACCTCACCGTGGGCCAGCAGCGGTGCGGCCCACACGCGTTTCTCATCGATTTGCGAGATCCGCGAGACGgacgcctcgcggcggggatcaCGGTGGGCGACATGGGGCGCAAGACCACCGGTAACGACCTGGACAACGCGTGGATCGAGTTccacgacgtgcgcgtcccaAAGTCCGCGTTGTTGAACCGGTacggcgacgtcgatgcgcgcgg
Encoded proteins:
- a CDS encoding predicted protein, with the translated sequence MGGSCGAGALPSRPWTAAPSEPSRSRRRARSGRAPPGSGRRGRSRASPVAVSPGDLADLVEGTADAMGETMDAVMTATVPNVTSHPYTLHLHTDTHFFPGLANYDAVGFHVNVLAVLAAAGIFFPVAGLLLVSQLWERVGKELVFGKDPEDDPDADEAIVLCGVDCSAYPIFRHPKIVRAALFAERWHHGQYRRSGEPYVTHCVEAARILAALLPQRAAERGERKYVDAVAACILHDVVDDTECDVEDVRAQFGSRVAKLVQDVSTLGKLPQILRRYQRRSVEGELNLRAAAAARAAGGGDSPGGDSPGGGDTAGGPGPKEEEDVAEAAYAAAKTAGQMRIDTSTTEDIGTMELEELAKLRKLLLVMVDDPRVFLIKIADRLHNMRTMYAVNSAKSKFVANETLQVWCSFAEQLGMFGAKAEMEDLSFAVVNPDAFRAVINARVDEWYRPDDGKSSKKAKTRTKTDLSEDDAASTDLSSEVESDEPASDDDDDASTSEAASKSAFTMTWEPPTGADVQMFFERVLRGENAGTPRRHSPRGEKERAMEAERRARQVRLEAMAAAREEEREKRAKPLTEEQEELKALLACVPPFDLLQASERNSRTAAAAAAAMMAADEATAATAADGRPTVGGASLDASLRSLRQCQATTMRSLQLDSLAPGLRVEITGRLKSAHSTHLKMRRKNIDFGQVCDARALRIVIGEPGEAPGTKDEVEACYAVVNAIHKLYRAVPGEYDDYVANKKRSGYQSLHTAVTGPDGALLEFQVRTRAMHEAAEFGDAAHWLYKDFINAVKRRPNDESAIGGDGGGGGPEDVDVVAAGVARARASPTAETNVDRSYVGQPVQIVWDVGTSGGGGRLSAGVVCFAEGSRIHVVEPRRGDVLAPGVGSTGLAETAEWVAMGLHRDALDRAVRANRVEPRQNGPGYLVLEFALCSDGRWHKVDAFDRKLATTAELLDEEALVTALRAARAAEVEAAASMGDCAGDDVECNEMAVALEAEEVIAAFDQKAEEAAAAAAAGETLERGSFFASSAGGEAEASGGEEGPATPAAVLQTSPDDEMAAARVRAMQAVLKAYLSDSPQLVDAPFPDGFDSLDDDDDDDDTAGDDDYDDDGSGFRYEPSLVVDPRDTTGRLDTDRRVPVSDRFRAGLGLGGGGSAVMEKVPPKQRRWSANLTVEEALAQAREDLRESAERAAEAAKAERRRARRARKEAEWQSGEVESPIFAIAQAGVAKEVEEAAPRARAGPMFKAKDAAELQAAMRKTRGTFGELSAPSISVNEESVMVITWRREDEAGPLQPELVKLPKGSTAKQLTDGEGDDPVNVNGEPVKPDTSLKNGDMLFLE
- a CDS encoding predicted protein, translating into MTALPATDGGFAPRDAEDGSWASSFASRVADLRSEGVTYEDSASFLRALTKSGILRFTDIRDRPDRFFLAHRLLARHAPEHGPGFWIRFTVQFNLFAGTVVALGGPEHLKQLDAIQDAGQLGCFGLTERLAGVNSGLVVNTTARWDPATETFIIDSPNEGSAKNWISQGLCAEKAVCVANLTVGQQRCGPHAFLIDLRDPRDGRLAAGITVGDMGRKTTGNDLDNAWIEFHDVRVPKSALLNRYGDVDARGRYVPAVEGVRTMDMIGQRLFTGRVAVAQAALTFTRGLFAATRAYSDGKRCTMRGDAGQFLSDVPQLNSLYANVGTQLASMDAFVAGCEAELATCLARRAIPPLDLTRAIAVAKIRAVETSIASCHALKQEVGSYALMAGTGFENTDFLQCCKFAEGDSRILSQKLARDAFGEFVKNKGKAPRGWSKAEAGACRRVARAVADATRAGKGKSAAWDSAWVDVYALADAVCDRVVLERTGGRGGERARL